The genomic interval TAACCACGCTGACTGGACCCCAATTGGTGCTCGCTCCTGGGCCACTAAAAAGGCCCCTTTTTCGGgtttattttttcttgCGGATCACTCGGTCAAACTGTGCGTCTTACAGGTCGGAGCTGCATCCTAACATGCACCAATAACCGGAGTCTAGAGGTCCATCGGGACAGACGCGGAGCTCCCGAACAATGACGACAGCGAAGAAATAATCAAGAAAATGGGGCGCAGTAGGCCAATTTCATCGGCAAATATCGTTTTTTCGCCAAAATTCGGTCGGAAATTGTCCAAGTAACGACATTGCGAATGTTGTGCCCATCACGCTGCCAAAGTCGTGCCCATCACATAACAAAGTCGTGCCCATTACACTGCCAAAGTCGTGCCCATCATGTAGGCCAAATCGCACCACTTTGTCCCTGTCGTGCCCATCACACGACTCGTGTCACCCCACAACATTGCCTATCCTATGTCACTCCACAACAGTGTTTCTTGTCATGGGTAAAATTGAACTCGAATCGCATTCAAATAACATGATACAAACAGTCCCTTCTCATCCACTCACAGCTCCAGCTGCGCTGTCGCTGTGCATTCATACTCACGGTCTGAAATTTTCGTAGTCACACAAGAATATCGCCTAGCAATATTCGGATCCGATGTGGAGAAAGCCTAAGGACACACCCTCTATATATACCTGCTGTCTAGCGTCGGTGACAAGTGTAATGTAATATAGGCTTGGTTGGGAGGAAGGGAGGCGCACAACCTTATTTGGCGAGAGCGAGCAATACCACGACAGAGCAAGTATCGTGAGGGCGGCCTTGGGatggggtcacgtgaccgtaCCCGACGGCTTCGGTGCCTCGTAATTGCGGCTAAGccattctcttctctttcgTTGCTTACTAATCTGTTCTGATCCCTGGCCACGCTTCTGAATCAGCTACTCATAACTCATAACACTCCAGAAATTAAACTTTGGCGGAACTTTTCGGATAACCCGAGCGCCGGGGTGCAGGGTGACGCCAGTCCACAGAGCGCCCACAGACACGTACAGCGGTCGAGCGCGGTTATCTGATGACATTTGAGGCGTGAGTCATCCATGGTTCGAAATTTCTAGGTTAGGGCTGTATTTTGGAGAGATGTTAGGGCTGTGGGGGAGCGACGGGTTAGGGGCATTATCCGGAGTTTTCCGTTATTCCGATTAGAGTTGGACTAGCACAAAGACAAATTATCCGTGTCAGACACACGGCGCCCTAACCTGGGCGAAATATAGACCCTAACCCTGAAACAGGAACCCCCCACATTAGCGGAGTTAACGAGCCCGCTCCACAGCTTATGGGGAGACGTGAAGGTGGAAAATTGGCCGGGTAAAATTGAGGCTTAGAATAGCTAGAGGACAATTGGCTAGGGGTTAAGTCCAGGGCAAGTGGTTTGGGCTTGGGGGATCCCCTGTTCAATTCATTTCTGCTACCCTTCCAGACCCGGATCTGCAATTATGCTTTTTGTTGGGATTTTGCCTTTCCAGGCATGTATATACGAACCCCAAATATAAGCAGGATGATTGGCAGCTGGGAGAGTTCGGGTTTAGCAGTTATCGATTATGTAAGTGCAACGTGAAGAGATTGCGTAATACTTATGTAATGCAATTGAGGTCGGGTGATTATCCATGTCCATCCGCTTTTGCCGTTTATGGTGGGGTCATCCTTCCCGCAGTTatacactacagtatttgtactacttgtagctcaAAGCATCGCGCTAGATTCAACAGACTAATCACGACATGGGTATTACTTTGGTAGTGTTGTTTGCATTAcattggtggtgttggggAATCACTTCGGTGGTGTGGTGGCATTACATTGGTGATGTAGTGGCATCACAATGGTCTTAGGAGTAACACCATGGTTGTGGTCTCCCCATTAGCCATGTCGCGCCCATCATTAACCATGTCACTCGTATGTAAAAAATGTCCAATGCTAATCCGTATTTTCTGCAGATCACATGACAATCGTTTGCCGttaggtacagtacttcaTAAAACCAATTTTCCGACAGGGCCGAGTCGGAGCCGACACCGACACTTCCTCTCACCCGGCTTATCTGACACTATCTCTCATGCCATCACATCATCTGTGTAATCCGACGGATACATCCGGAACGAGGAAAGTTTCATTTTTCAAAATTGAGTTTGGGCGCATTGCTGTGAATGAGAAAATGATGACGAACGTAGAGAAGTCGtcattcacgtgattgaaTTACGTAATCACGTATATGCCCCAGTCAGATATAACTGTTGTTGCATTCAGCAGCTTTCCCAATTTACTAACTCTCTCCGTATTTTCTCGAATTTCCTCCACCTACTCAGCCGGATAAATCGGGTTAATTCTGAATCAATGAGCAACATACCTTAGGTAAGAGTTGCTCGGGATTAACGAACAGTCCCCCCACCCTCCATTATATAGATCAATTGCTCAAtagccacgtgacttcacgtgactggatTGCTCACTCCATGCGTGCTCTGAAACATCGATAGAGTTCTTAAAAGTAGTAACATGTGCGGCTTGAACACTAAATGTGCGGTTTACCTAAATGGACCCGGATTGGCTACATCGTGCTTAGTAATGGATTATTAAGCGCAAAATTTTTGTGGCGGTGTAAATGTGGCTGGTGTGGCGTGTTGCGGGATATTTATACGGGGGTGGAGTGATtgtggaaaaagaaaaggagGTGATAATTGAAATTTTGAGTTGATTGGTGGGTCGTTTTAGGGGAAATAAGAGCGGATTGGTGAGAAATTGTGTGTTTATGTTTTTGAGAAGAAGTTGAGAAGTTCGTAGAGTGGGGAATGGTCGGGGTAGGAACTAAATGACGGGACCGTTGTACTCacaagactctggagagTCCATTGATggtattatttttttccgGGAGATTGCTTTTTCGACTATTTAGTCGTACTCCATTATACCAGCCGTTCCTTCATATCAGTCATAACATGTTAATGTGATGCCTGCGACATGctaaaagtacaagtatcggtacaagtacaatagtGTGATGTCGATAGTGATAGTGTAATGCCATTACATGGTGGATGCCGTGACCGTGACACCCGCGACGTGGCCGGTGTAATGACCTTACATGGTGGATGAAGTGGTCATGTCGCGTGCCGATGACTTCGCTCATGTCGTAGGCGCTCTCTACATTGCTGAACTACAGTCTCTCAATTCATACAATAGGTCGAGCAGAACTCTTTCATCGTCAGGTTAAATTTACATGCAATCAATGCGACTAGCCTCGGGCTCGCTTGTTGTGGACGTACACAATGCCGAAGGGGGCAAGGAATCCAGCAACTGGGTTAGTATAGTACGGAGCAAAAGGTCTGAGCTGATATATCGGACTGTGCACGGCCATGGGGTATCACACCAGCCATTTCGTGGGTTACTTGGACCATGTCATGCTCTTTACATTCACCATCCAGATCATGACTGGGAAAATGAATGTCGTGGGCATTACCTTCCGAATAGTGGTGGCCCCATCCGTCTCGTCGTGGGCACAAAAACTCGGTGTGGTGGGCACATGCATCTCGTCGCGGGCCCCGTGTGGTCATCACATACACCTCGTCGTGGGTACGACATTGGCCATGTGGTGACCACATTGGGTTTTCAATTTGGCACGAAATCATCTAGAATTGTCGTCCAGAGACCGTTGAAGCGGCGCAACGCAGCTATGTCGCCGTCTCACGCATCTCCGACACCTGCGGTGCCGGCTGGATGTAGTACTCACGGAAGAAACCAAAATGCAGGAAGGCGTAGGGGATCTTTCGGTTGTGGACCTTGAAGGGCAGGTTATGGTAAGGGCCCTCGGGGTAGTGGACAGATCGcaccttggtggtggagaagtttCGCTTGGCCACGGTGTTGGCGGATCGGACGGTAGCTCGGAACATGATTGCAAGGGTCGTGTCGTGAGGTGTAATGGAGTGCGTTGTGAGCGACACAGAAAGGGTGGTGGGAGGTTTGAAAAATAAAGTTATGGCATGACTTGTCTTTGCTGCAAAATGATTGGCCGTGGCAAGGCAGAAAACCTTAATATCGGGGGTTACCCGGCCCACCAACAGCCAATCCACCACCCCATTTTTACATCACCACTGTTGCTTCTACACCCTacacaaaaccacacaAAATGGCTGCCCCTATTGCTCCTATTGTCGGCTCTCTCAAGCGACGAATCTTTTTCGATATTACCACTGGTGAGTAACGCGATGCGGATATGACGACCTTCAATGTGGTCGAGACACACCCGAGATGGTCAGAACACACTCGGTGTGATTCCACGGCAAGAGTCGTGTAACGGCGATAATACCCGATGTGGTGGCCGCGATCAGGGCCATGTGGTGCATTACAAGAGCCGTGTGACGCTCGTGTAATACACTCTACACTGCCTTTCCACCAacatactaacccaggtCTGAGTAAGTACTTACACGATATCCGAGTGAATGAACGACAGAGAACGACAGATGAATGGTAGATGGACGACGGAAGGAACGAGATTATGCGACAGATTTTGGACATGGCTGAGGTGACAGTGCGTGCCTTTGGATGACTGGATGCTTTGGACACTCTGGAGGTGAGGACGACAGTAGCCTAGTATGGGACAACATGTGCCCAGCAATGGTACGACAGGCGGCTAGTAATCGGACGACACGTGTACCATGTCttgggaggagaagagattTTTGATCTGCGTCATCCGATCTGTCAGCAATGGTAGATCTGTGATTGGTCAAGTCCCAGAACCCGACAGTGGATTGCTAGAGAAGTCATTGAGTCGTCAGACGCGTTCATTCGAATTTTCAGAGTCGTCATAGAGTCGTCACAGGCGCCATTTCGTCACAGGCCAGTTCGAATCATCATCTCACTCATCACCA from Yarrowia lipolytica chromosome 1F, complete sequence carries:
- a CDS encoding uncharacterized protein (Compare to YALI0F04103g, similar to Saccharomyces cerevisiae COX8 (YLR395C); ancestral locus Anc_4.256, similar to uniprot|P04039 Saccharomyces cerevisiae YLR395c COX8 cytochrome-c oxidase chain VIII); protein product: MFRATVRSANTVAKRNFSTTKVRSVHYPEGPYHNLPFKVHNRKIPYAFLHFGFFLAGFLAPFGIVYVHNKRARG